The following coding sequences lie in one Oryctolagus cuniculus chromosome 7, mOryCun1.1, whole genome shotgun sequence genomic window:
- the LOC108177607 gene encoding small ribosomal subunit protein eS27-like yields MQLTKDLLHPSPKERRKHKKKCLLQSLNFYFVGVKCPGCYKITTDSSHAQTVVLHVGCSAVLCQPTGGKARLPEGCSFRRKQH; encoded by the coding sequence ATGCAGCTCACAAAGGATCTCCTCCATCCCTCACCAAAAGAGAGGAGGAAACATAAGAAGAAGTGCCTGCTGCAGAGCCTCAATTTCTACTTCGTGGGTGTGAAGTGCCCAGGATGCTATAAAATCACCACAGATTCTAGCCACGCACAAACAGTAGTTCTGCATGTTGGCTGCTCTGCTGTCCTCTGCCAGCCTACAGGAGGAAAAGCAAGGCTTCCAGAAGGATGTTCCTTCAGAAGGAAGCAGCACTAG